A stretch of [Clostridium] scindens DNA encodes these proteins:
- a CDS encoding SulP family inorganic anion transporter, whose amino-acid sequence MKVKVFHTLHNYHLKDLPKDILTGIIIAAVSIPISMGYAEVSGIPAIYGLYGSVFPIILFALFSTSPQFIFGVDAAPAAIVGAAMATLGIPAGSQEAMQYVPMMALFAGLWLLLFYFLRAGRMVDFISTPVMGGFISGIAVTIILMQIPKVLGSGSGSGELLELLEDILEALRHVNLLSVALGGVSLTIIVAARRFMPKFPMAVVIMAAGVLLTCVGHVDQHGVRLLSEVEPGMPGLVLPAFGDVDLSQVAGRGLMVAVVVMAETLLSENNFAFRNGYKIDDNQEILACAAGNIAASLVGCCPVNGSISRTSMNDQYGGRTQAVSIVAGLSMAALLLFGTGFIGYLPVPVLTAIVISALMKVVEFDLAKRLYRVSRNEFYIFVAAFLSVLMLGTIYGVIIGILLSFVAVILKATNPPRAFLGVIPGRDGFYDMGKNRYAYEIEHVVIYQFSESLFFANIKMFQEDIENSIREDTKVVIVDAGGVTNIDITAADRLEMLAESLRKRKIRFYMTEHRDTVNAQMRGLGIGHLIEEGRVRRTITAALHDAGIVEPYPLEGLDEKERRLILSIPAEAENTLEEFAWAFGDDTVAQIEKRVHHVLQGIHQLPDLEELAEEGLEKRLETWHSLGAIDEDEILRRMELHMDELPDNMTEEDNRTVVLELIEKRRRRIMEQLRRENPDVLEKLKASRARLERRLEKQNPEAAKRLHEWEKKMDL is encoded by the coding sequence ATGAAAGTAAAAGTATTCCATACATTACATAACTATCACCTTAAGGATCTTCCGAAGGATATCCTGACAGGAATTATAATAGCAGCAGTTTCGATCCCAATTTCCATGGGATATGCGGAAGTATCAGGGATTCCGGCTATTTATGGCTTATATGGATCGGTATTTCCGATTATTCTATTTGCCCTGTTCTCTACGTCTCCCCAGTTTATCTTTGGGGTGGATGCCGCGCCTGCCGCTATCGTGGGGGCTGCGATGGCTACGCTCGGGATTCCGGCGGGATCGCAGGAAGCCATGCAATACGTGCCTATGATGGCTCTTTTTGCCGGACTATGGCTGCTTTTGTTCTATTTTCTGAGGGCAGGACGTATGGTGGACTTCATCTCTACGCCGGTTATGGGCGGATTTATCAGCGGAATCGCGGTTACCATCATCCTGATGCAGATTCCGAAGGTTCTGGGAAGCGGCTCTGGCTCGGGAGAACTTCTGGAACTGCTTGAAGATATACTGGAAGCGCTTAGACATGTGAATCTGCTGTCCGTTGCGCTTGGAGGCGTATCGCTTACGATCATCGTGGCAGCCAGAAGATTCATGCCGAAGTTTCCTATGGCGGTGGTCATTATGGCAGCAGGCGTGCTGCTTACCTGCGTAGGACATGTGGATCAGCACGGGGTAAGGCTGCTGTCCGAAGTAGAGCCGGGCATGCCAGGACTGGTGCTTCCGGCTTTTGGAGACGTTGATTTAAGCCAGGTGGCAGGACGGGGCCTTATGGTGGCAGTGGTGGTGATGGCAGAAACGCTGCTGTCAGAGAATAACTTTGCCTTTCGAAATGGCTACAAGATTGATGACAATCAGGAGATTTTGGCCTGTGCCGCCGGAAATATCGCGGCTTCCCTGGTCGGCTGCTGTCCGGTGAACGGAAGCATCTCAAGGACTTCCATGAATGATCAGTATGGAGGCAGGACCCAGGCCGTGTCAATCGTCGCAGGATTATCCATGGCAGCGCTTCTTCTATTTGGCACAGGGTTTATCGGCTATCTTCCGGTACCTGTATTGACGGCGATTGTGATATCAGCGCTGATGAAGGTAGTAGAATTTGATCTGGCCAAACGACTGTACAGGGTAAGCCGGAATGAATTCTATATCTTCGTTGCAGCCTTCTTAAGCGTACTGATGCTTGGAACCATCTATGGCGTCATTATCGGAATCCTGCTCTCCTTTGTGGCCGTGATCCTGAAAGCTACCAACCCTCCCAGAGCCTTTCTGGGGGTGATTCCGGGGAGGGATGGATTCTATGATATGGGCAAGAACCGGTATGCCTATGAGATTGAACATGTAGTAATCTATCAGTTCAGCGAAAGCCTGTTCTTTGCAAATATCAAGATGTTCCAGGAAGATATTGAAAACAGTATCCGGGAGGATACAAAAGTAGTAATCGTGGACGCCGGTGGCGTTACCAACATAGACATTACAGCGGCAGACCGTCTGGAAATGCTGGCGGAAAGCCTTAGAAAACGGAAAATCCGTTTCTATATGACAGAGCACAGGGATACGGTGAATGCCCAGATGCGGGGACTTGGCATCGGTCATCTGATTGAAGAAGGACGGGTGAGAAGGACGATCACGGCGGCTCTTCATGATGCGGGAATTGTGGAGCCTTATCCCTTGGAAGGGCTTGATGAGAAGGAACGAAGGCTCATTTTAAGCATTCCTGCGGAGGCTGAGAATACGTTGGAGGAATTCGCCTGGGCATTCGGAGACGATACGGTGGCCCAGATTGAAAAGCGGGTGCATCATGTCCTGCAAGGCATCCACCAGCTGCCGGATCTGGAAGAATTAGCGGAAGAAGGATTGGAGAAGCGCCTGGAGACCTGGCATAGCCTGGGAGCCATAGATGAAGATGAAATCCTCAGGCGTATGGAACTTCATATGGATGAATTGCCGGATAATATGACGGAAGAAGATAACCGGACGGTGGTGCTGGAATTGATCGAGAAGAGAAGACGGCGGATTATGGAGCAGCTTAGAAGAGAGAATCCGGATGTACTCGAAAAACTCAAGGCCAGCAGGGCCAGGCTGGAGCGCCGTCTGGAAAAGCAGAACCCGGAGGCAGCAAAAAGGTTGCATGAGTGGGAGAAAAAAATGGACTTGTAG
- a CDS encoding ABC transporter permease produces the protein MILQAVKMAWKSIASNKMRSFLTMLGIIIGVMSLVVLVSLASGTTDSVTDQISSMGSNLLTVNIQDDKGNPLKLSDISALTEEDEIEEAAPVSQANTTASSTYSEEDATVYGTTGAYQNIQNLELAQGRFLKGTDVQNHTNVAVINAGLAKEVMGRMDVVGESIKLDGVEYLIVGVLAADESDSSTTENYEAYIPYTSLIRLTDSVSPEVSTFCVSATSQDSLEDAQTVLERMMLERFGQDEDAFTIRNQSTIMEAMENVTNTLALLLGGIAAISLLVGGIGIMNIMLVSVTERTREIGIRKAIGAGRGTIMLQFLIEALLISLIGCAIGIFFSWGTLRIISGVGGEDANYALSVGVVWIAIVFSIGIGVIFGIYPANKAAKKKPIDALRYVG, from the coding sequence ATGATTCTTCAGGCAGTAAAGATGGCGTGGAAGTCAATCGCATCCAATAAAATGCGCTCTTTTCTGACCATGCTGGGCATTATCATAGGCGTAATGTCGCTTGTCGTTCTGGTATCTCTGGCAAGCGGCACCACGGATTCTGTGACAGACCAGATTTCCAGCATGGGGAGCAATCTTTTGACGGTGAACATACAGGATGATAAGGGAAATCCTTTAAAACTGTCGGACATATCCGCGCTTACCGAGGAGGATGAGATAGAGGAAGCGGCTCCTGTGTCCCAGGCAAACACGACCGCGTCCAGTACCTATTCTGAGGAAGACGCCACAGTATACGGAACCACGGGAGCATACCAAAATATACAGAATCTGGAACTGGCCCAGGGCCGTTTCCTAAAAGGCACGGATGTACAGAACCATACGAATGTGGCGGTCATAAATGCGGGACTTGCCAAAGAAGTGATGGGAAGAATGGATGTGGTAGGAGAAAGCATAAAACTGGATGGAGTGGAATACTTGATCGTCGGAGTTCTGGCAGCAGATGAGAGTGATTCATCTACCACGGAAAATTATGAGGCGTATATTCCCTATACGTCGCTGATCCGTCTTACAGACAGCGTTTCCCCGGAGGTGTCTACATTCTGCGTCTCCGCCACAAGCCAGGATTCTCTGGAGGATGCGCAGACGGTGCTTGAACGTATGATGTTGGAGCGTTTTGGACAGGATGAGGATGCATTTACAATCAGGAACCAGTCCACCATTATGGAGGCGATGGAGAACGTTACCAATACGCTGGCCCTGCTTCTTGGGGGCATTGCAGCGATCTCTCTGCTGGTGGGCGGAATCGGCATTATGAATATCATGCTGGTATCCGTGACGGAGCGTACCCGGGAGATCGGGATCCGTAAGGCAATTGGCGCAGGGAGAGGGACAATCATGCTTCAGTTCCTGATTGAGGCGTTGCTAATCAGCCTGATTGGATGCGCCATAGGGATATTCTTTTCCTGGGGAACGCTGCGGATCATCTCCGGTGTGGGCGGAGAGGACGCCAATTATGCCTTATCTGTAGGCGTTGTATGGATTGCCATTGTATTTTCCATAGGGATAGGGGTTATCTTTGGAATCTATCCGGCGAACAAGGCGGCTAAGAAGAAGCCGATAGACGCGCTGCGGTACGTGGGTTGA
- a CDS encoding ABC transporter ATP-binding protein, which translates to MIRFNDVSKIYHVGGVEVKALYHASMQIEDGEFISIIGPSGSGKSTMMNIIGCLDMADEGQYLLDGQAIEEYTETELARIRNHKIGFIFQSFNLIGNMTAQENIELPLIYQKLPKSVRKERAEEALEKVRLKGRGFHKPNQLSGGQQQRVAIARAIAARPSIFLADEPTGNLDSSTGAEIMGLFHELHDAGSTIVLITHDSAVAGQASRSIHILDGQVKEEKL; encoded by the coding sequence ATGATCAGATTCAATGATGTTTCGAAGATTTACCATGTAGGGGGAGTAGAAGTAAAGGCGCTTTATCATGCCAGCATGCAGATCGAAGATGGGGAATTTATCAGCATTATAGGCCCGTCAGGCAGCGGAAAGTCTACGATGATGAACATTATCGGCTGCCTGGATATGGCGGACGAAGGCCAGTATCTGCTGGATGGTCAGGCGATTGAAGAGTATACGGAGACGGAACTTGCGAGAATCCGGAATCATAAGATCGGCTTTATCTTCCAGAGTTTTAACCTGATTGGGAATATGACGGCACAGGAAAATATAGAACTCCCTTTAATCTATCAGAAACTGCCTAAAAGCGTAAGGAAAGAACGGGCAGAAGAGGCACTGGAAAAAGTTCGGCTTAAAGGGAGAGGGTTTCATAAGCCCAACCAGCTATCCGGTGGGCAGCAGCAGAGAGTGGCGATCGCCAGGGCAATCGCGGCCAGGCCATCTATATTTCTGGCGGATGAGCCCACCGGCAATCTGGATTCCAGCACAGGGGCGGAGATTATGGGACTATTCCATGAACTGCATGATGCAGGCAGCACCATCGTGCTGATTACGCATGATTCGGCTGTGGCAGGCCAGGCCAGCCGCAGCATCCACATTCTGGACGGACAGGTGAAGGAGGAGAAATTATGA